A single region of the Psychrobacter alimentarius genome encodes:
- a CDS encoding phosphoadenosine phosphosulfate reductase domain-containing protein yields MSQLHPNLDIDQANQDLQGKSPEEIVAWALTQAKNPIITTNFRPYESAILHLVAKQHPDITVLWVDSGYNTDATYQFANKVIRDLNLNVITYIPKQTAAYRDATMNGIPGIDNPQHDEFTDQVKLEPFRRALDELKPDVWFNAIRKDQTEFRQGLDVLSLSKDGVLKVAPLFEKTDADLDVYLDEHNLPNEFDYFDPTKVEESRECGLHTQL; encoded by the coding sequence ATGAGCCAATTACACCCAAACCTAGATATCGATCAAGCAAACCAAGACTTGCAAGGCAAATCACCAGAAGAAATCGTGGCATGGGCATTAACGCAAGCGAAAAACCCAATCATCACAACGAACTTCCGCCCTTATGAATCAGCCATCTTACATTTGGTTGCTAAGCAGCATCCTGACATCACTGTACTGTGGGTTGATTCAGGTTACAATACTGATGCGACCTATCAATTTGCCAACAAAGTTATCCGTGATTTGAACTTAAACGTCATCACGTATATTCCTAAGCAAACAGCCGCTTACCGTGATGCAACCATGAACGGTATCCCAGGAATCGATAACCCACAGCATGATGAGTTTACGGATCAAGTAAAACTTGAGCCATTCCGCCGTGCTTTGGATGAGTTAAAGCCTGACGTCTGGTTCAACGCCATTCGTAAAGATCAGACCGAATTCCGCCAAGGTCTTGATGTGCTTAGCTTATCAAAAGATGGCGTGTTAAAAGTCGCGCCATTGTTTGAGAAAACCGATGCGGATCTAGACGTTTATCTTGATGAGCATAACCTACCAAATGAGTTTGATTATTTTGATCCAACCAAAGTAGAAGAAAGCCGTGAGTGTGGTCTGCATACTCAGTTATAA
- a CDS encoding DUF934 domain-containing protein translates to MGNHHVLNHEGVDISQNDTWLALSTNELPDGIALSHISLLELLQKQEKLEVLLPLSDLLDSAGKLAGGLLEQVSDLVTQHASRVGVWVTANSDTDLLIGLSEFLLQQDLIVIHVPAFTDGRGFSYAQTLRQIGYKGEIRIAGQFGRDQIAYLLRTGVDSFVLNEHDMQSISDINQAFSALSSSYDGRNAAALPMFSGS, encoded by the coding sequence ATGGGTAATCATCATGTGTTAAACCATGAAGGTGTTGATATCAGTCAAAACGATACGTGGTTAGCGCTTAGCACTAATGAGCTGCCAGATGGTATCGCACTGTCTCATATATCATTACTTGAGCTACTACAAAAACAAGAAAAACTTGAGGTCTTACTGCCCCTCTCTGATTTACTAGATTCGGCAGGCAAACTTGCTGGCGGTCTCTTAGAGCAAGTGAGTGACCTCGTAACCCAACATGCCAGTCGTGTTGGCGTATGGGTGACCGCGAATAGTGATACGGATCTACTGATTGGCTTGTCAGAGTTTTTGTTACAGCAAGATTTGATTGTCATTCATGTGCCTGCTTTCACCGATGGACGTGGTTTTAGTTACGCCCAAACCCTACGCCAAATCGGCTACAAAGGGGAGATCCGTATAGCAGGACAGTTTGGCCGTGATCAAATTGCCTATCTGCTGCGTACTGGCGTCGATAGCTTTGTGCTGAATGAGCATGATATGCAATCTATCTCGGATATCAATCAAGCATTTAGTGCACTTTCCAGCAGTTATGATGGTCGCAATGCCGCTGCATTACCGATGTTTTCAGGCAGCTAG
- a CDS encoding SDR family NAD(P)-dependent oxidoreductase: protein MKLQDRVAIIFGGTSGLGEATAKAFANEGAKVVVTGRDEEDGNRIVKDIKDSNQDAIFVKADVTEKSDIQAVVDKALTTYGQIDILYNGAGIHDAYDNAVELEEDFYDKLMAINVKAPYLASKMVIPHFIKQGGGAIINVGSQATQMAGPGGSAYVTSKHAILGFSKQLAFDFGSQGIKVNTLSPGFIETPMTEGIEDERLARIPAQRAGKPEEIAALAVFLASDDSNYMQGANVLMDGGWVLGRK from the coding sequence ATGAAATTACAAGACAGAGTGGCGATTATATTTGGTGGCACTTCAGGATTGGGTGAAGCGACGGCTAAGGCATTTGCTAATGAAGGCGCTAAAGTAGTCGTCACAGGACGCGATGAGGAAGACGGTAATCGAATTGTTAAAGATATTAAAGACAGCAATCAAGACGCCATTTTTGTAAAGGCTGATGTGACGGAAAAGAGCGATATTCAAGCCGTTGTTGACAAAGCATTAACGACTTATGGTCAGATTGACATCTTATATAACGGTGCTGGTATTCATGATGCTTATGATAATGCTGTTGAGCTAGAAGAAGATTTTTACGATAAATTGATGGCGATTAATGTCAAAGCGCCTTATCTGGCTTCCAAAATGGTAATTCCGCATTTTATTAAGCAAGGCGGCGGCGCCATTATCAATGTCGGTTCGCAAGCGACACAAATGGCTGGACCGGGCGGCTCAGCATATGTTACATCCAAGCATGCTATTTTAGGGTTTTCGAAACAGTTAGCTTTCGATTTTGGTAGTCAGGGCATCAAAGTTAATACATTGTCGCCAGGTTTTATAGAAACACCAATGACTGAGGGAATTGAGGATGAACGTCTAGCGCGTATTCCTGCTCAGCGTGCTGGTAAGCCTGAAGAGATTGCTGCACTTGCCGTATTTTTGGCATCTGATGATTCTAATTATATGCAAGGCGCTAACGTTTTGATGGATGGCGGTTGGGTGCTAGGTCGCAAATAG
- a CDS encoding nitrite/sulfite reductase — MYQYNYADQTLVEERVAQFRDQTKRFLAGELPEEQFLPLRLQNGLYIQRYAPMLRIAIPYGLFASYQLRKLAEITRKYDKGYGHFTTRTNIQLNWPKLENVPDILAELASVQMHAIQTSGNCIRNTTTDPYAGIHQEEIADPRPYCEIIRQWSTFHPEFAFLPRKFKIAVVGTANDRAATQVHDVGLHLKTNEAGELGFEVLVGGGLGRTPVIGKVINEFLPRQHLLSYLDAILRVYNLHGRRDNKYKARIKILVESMGGPAFAKLVDAEWEAHTKDGPLTLTEENFATASSFFTEPDYLTFDTLQVQSDLQKQLDADKDFANWYNQNTVAHKVAGYRAVVISLKAGVVDGRYVPSGDVSESQMDALADLADKYSFSELRGTYQQNLVFADVQANQLYELWQQLSTLHLARANINTLTDMIVCPGWDYCSLANATTHNIAEQIEKQFDDLDYLYDLGEIRLNMSGCMNACAHHHTGDIGILGVDKKGEHWYQISLGGNSSNDAKIGKILGKAVPATDVAVTLQKILDVYLEQRVSNEQDVERFGDLVDRVGIAPFKEKVYG; from the coding sequence ATGTATCAATATAATTACGCTGACCAAACCTTAGTAGAGGAACGCGTCGCCCAATTTCGCGACCAAACCAAACGTTTTTTGGCAGGTGAGCTGCCAGAAGAGCAGTTTTTGCCGCTGCGTCTACAAAACGGTCTTTATATTCAGCGTTACGCACCAATGTTGCGTATTGCCATTCCTTATGGCCTCTTTGCTTCTTATCAGTTGCGCAAGCTAGCAGAAATCACGCGCAAGTATGACAAAGGCTATGGGCACTTTACCACCCGTACCAATATTCAGCTGAATTGGCCAAAACTTGAAAACGTTCCAGATATTTTGGCAGAGCTGGCCTCAGTACAGATGCATGCGATTCAAACGTCGGGCAACTGTATTCGTAACACCACCACTGACCCTTATGCTGGTATCCACCAAGAAGAGATTGCGGATCCGCGCCCTTATTGTGAGATTATTCGCCAGTGGTCAACCTTTCATCCTGAATTTGCGTTTTTACCGCGTAAATTTAAGATTGCGGTGGTTGGCACTGCCAATGATCGTGCCGCAACGCAAGTGCATGATGTAGGACTACATTTAAAAACCAATGAAGCCGGTGAGCTTGGTTTTGAAGTGCTGGTTGGCGGCGGGCTTGGTCGTACACCAGTGATTGGTAAAGTGATCAATGAGTTTTTACCGCGCCAGCACCTGCTCAGTTATTTGGATGCAATTTTACGCGTTTATAACTTACATGGTCGCCGTGATAATAAGTACAAAGCTCGTATCAAGATATTGGTTGAAAGCATGGGCGGCCCTGCCTTTGCCAAATTGGTCGATGCTGAGTGGGAAGCGCATACCAAAGACGGTCCGCTGACGTTGACCGAGGAAAATTTTGCGACTGCCAGCAGCTTTTTCACTGAGCCTGACTATCTGACTTTTGATACTCTACAAGTGCAGTCTGATTTGCAAAAGCAGCTGGATGCTGATAAAGATTTTGCCAATTGGTACAACCAAAATACAGTGGCGCATAAAGTTGCGGGTTATCGTGCCGTGGTAATCTCTTTGAAAGCTGGTGTGGTCGATGGTCGCTATGTGCCTTCAGGTGATGTGAGCGAGTCACAAATGGACGCCCTTGCCGATCTTGCTGATAAATATAGCTTTAGTGAACTCCGCGGTACGTATCAGCAGAATTTGGTCTTCGCTGATGTACAGGCCAATCAGCTGTATGAGTTATGGCAACAGTTATCTACCTTGCATTTGGCTCGTGCCAATATCAACACACTCACAGATATGATCGTCTGCCCAGGCTGGGATTATTGCTCGCTTGCCAATGCGACGACCCACAACATCGCTGAGCAAATCGAAAAACAGTTCGATGACCTTGACTACCTATATGACTTGGGTGAGATTCGTCTCAACATGTCTGGCTGTATGAATGCCTGTGCCCATCACCATACGGGTGATATCGGTATCTTGGGTGTTGATAAAAAAGGTGAGCACTGGTATCAAATCAGCCTTGGTGGCAACTCCAGTAACGACGCTAAAATCGGTAAAATATTGGGCAAAGCTGTGCCAGCAACTGATGTAGCGGTTACCCTACAAAAAATTCTAGATGTTTATCTAGAACAGCGCGTAAGCAATGAGCAAGACGTTGAACGTTTTGGCGATCTGGTTGATCGTGTTGGTATTGCGCCCTTTAAGGAGAAGGTCTATGGGTAA